Proteins found in one Oscillatoria salina IIICB1 genomic segment:
- a CDS encoding SpoIIE family protein phosphatase, whose protein sequence is MIEFLSLVVTKISRKVPLRTTLVIPFVLQIVAAVGLVGYLSLRSAEKAVNDLASQLHAEVTNRVEERLRNYLAVPHAINHANADALSLGQLSLNDFSELELHFWQQIQRHPETSYIYVGTEEEIFSGAEQVPGKLPNVAYWTGESPNGEFETYATEKKGSRTKLLSVVPGYDLLTRPWYQAAKDAEKPVWGEIYVWAAPYPNLALPAVRPVYNSEAELEGVFAVDLSLLAIADFLSTLEIGKTGKIFIMERNGLLISSSTGNPPFLSENNQQQRLPASESKSSLIQATVEFLEQKFQDFQHIDTPQQLSFRLDGSRQLLQVTPYQDEFGLDWLIVVVVPESDFMAEINQNTRITILLCVVALIVAVGIGIITARWITQPIHRVSQASEKIANGELEQHVEAKGSIELEKLAASFNQMAGQLKELIENLEDKVKSRTAQLAQANQEITILYKRLKAENVRLSAELDLLRQMQHLILPKPAELKAIKKLDIAGYMEPAEEVGGDYYDVLHTDGVVTIGIGDVTGHGLESGILMVMTQTAVRTLQEIRETDPVKFLNTLNRTIYQNIQRMNSDKNLTLVILNYFDGKLSISGQHEETIIVRSHGEIERIDTIDLGFPIGLEPEIADFIARENIQLNLGDLVVLYTDGITEAEDVSGVHYGLERLCEVIQLNRHYSAEEIKQVVIDDLRKHIGLQKMFDDLTLVILKQQ, encoded by the coding sequence ATGATCGAATTTCTCAGCCTGGTGGTAACGAAAATCTCTCGCAAAGTTCCTCTACGAACTACCCTTGTAATCCCTTTTGTCTTGCAAATCGTTGCCGCAGTGGGATTAGTAGGGTATCTTTCCTTGAGAAGCGCTGAAAAAGCAGTCAACGATCTCGCTAGTCAACTCCATGCAGAAGTTACCAATCGCGTTGAGGAACGCCTGCGGAACTATTTAGCCGTACCTCACGCGATTAATCATGCTAACGCCGATGCACTAAGTTTAGGACAATTAAGCTTAAATGATTTCTCGGAATTAGAACTTCATTTTTGGCAGCAGATCCAGCGACATCCAGAAACAAGTTACATTTATGTCGGTACTGAGGAAGAAATTTTTAGCGGTGCAGAACAAGTTCCCGGTAAACTACCTAATGTTGCTTATTGGACAGGTGAATCTCCTAACGGTGAGTTTGAAACTTACGCTACGGAGAAGAAGGGATCTCGCACGAAATTGTTATCTGTAGTTCCCGGTTACGATCTCCTGACTCGTCCCTGGTATCAAGCCGCCAAAGACGCAGAAAAGCCTGTCTGGGGGGAAATTTACGTTTGGGCAGCTCCTTATCCCAATCTTGCCTTACCTGCCGTGCGTCCAGTTTATAACAGCGAGGCAGAGTTAGAAGGAGTATTTGCTGTTGACTTATCATTATTGGCGATCGCTGATTTTCTTAGCACTCTCGAAATCGGCAAAACTGGCAAAATCTTTATTATGGAGCGCAACGGCTTACTCATTTCCTCCTCCACTGGTAATCCACCTTTTTTGAGCGAAAATAACCAACAGCAGCGCCTCCCAGCTAGCGAAAGCAAAAGCTCTCTCATTCAAGCTACAGTCGAGTTTCTCGAACAGAAATTTCAAGATTTTCAACACATTGACACTCCCCAACAACTTAGCTTTAGACTAGATGGATCTCGCCAACTACTACAAGTCACCCCCTATCAAGATGAATTTGGGCTTGACTGGTTAATTGTTGTCGTCGTACCAGAATCAGATTTCATGGCAGAAATTAACCAAAATACCCGCATTACCATCCTGTTATGCGTTGTTGCCTTAATTGTCGCCGTAGGAATAGGAATTATTACTGCTCGCTGGATTACTCAACCTATCCATCGAGTCTCTCAAGCTTCCGAAAAAATTGCCAATGGCGAACTTGAACAGCACGTTGAAGCTAAAGGTAGCATCGAACTTGAAAAACTAGCCGCATCCTTTAATCAAATGGCGGGACAGTTAAAAGAGTTAATTGAAAACCTCGAAGATAAAGTCAAATCCCGCACCGCCCAACTCGCCCAAGCTAATCAAGAAATTACCATTCTTTACAAACGCTTGAAAGCCGAAAATGTTCGCCTTAGTGCCGAATTGGATCTCTTGCGTCAGATGCAACACTTAATTTTACCTAAACCCGCAGAACTTAAAGCTATTAAAAAACTTGATATTGCTGGTTATATGGAACCTGCTGAAGAAGTTGGCGGTGACTACTACGATGTCCTGCATACTGATGGCGTAGTTACTATTGGCATTGGCGATGTTACTGGACATGGTTTAGAAAGCGGTATTTTGATGGTAATGACACAAACGGCAGTGCGTACTTTGCAAGAAATACGCGAAACCGATCCTGTCAAGTTTCTCAACACTCTCAACCGCACTATTTATCAAAATATCCAGCGCATGAACTCGGATAAAAATCTCACTTTGGTTATCTTAAATTACTTTGACGGCAAACTTAGTATTAGCGGACAACACGAGGAAACAATTATCGTTCGTTCTCACGGCGAAATTGAACGTATCGACACGATTGATTTAGGTTTTCCGATTGGTTTAGAACCAGAAATTGCTGATTTTATCGCTCGAGAAAATATTCAGTTAAATCTTGGAGATCTAGTCGTTCTTTACACTGACGGAATTACTGAAGCTGAAGATGTTTCTGGCGTTCATTACGGACTAGAAAGACTCTGCGAGGTGATTCAGCTTAATCGTCACTATTCGGCTGAAGAAATTAAACAAGTGGTTATTGATGATTTGCGAAAACATATCGGTTTGCAGAAAATGTTTGACGATCTTACTTTGGTTATTCTCAAACAGCAATAA
- a CDS encoding ArnT family glycosyltransferase, with translation MDKIKEIWIQAAIFFIVGIIWRLPFQSKILHEWDSVNFALALDKYDLRLHQPHPPGMFFLYILSGRLFNFFLDDPNASLVWVSTIATGFAAATIFILGQTWFGRQTGSTIALLMLSSPLIWFQGEVALSYMLEFFWVLLIVWGCYHLRYGNKLVFFSTAIFLGLAGGIRPNTPFFLFPLWAIAVFLGCREHKYKFTDVILAVILGLISVCVWLIPMVASSGGIDEFWQTMQPWLEKHPKDGIGRSLLDEDNVSSLEGVYLNFKLLLEAVLYGIGFGLFPLIWWLGDSRKQLKQKFLKDWRWQTLLIWLLPGLIYLIFVHIKRLGHSFTILPVFIIIAGIAIAEASKSWQKKQQKAKVILPGIIFLGNILFFTLGPANWQTSLPTWETIIQYDRYISERVAAISRRFSPTETMVLTTGRNGRIREFYLAEYSGTGYDSQPGEAEEIITLPENIRNLVLFEDKVLSDLESEPEYETITLPSQATIRYLTWDEDRQVKLNKYSLSIEEKNE, from the coding sequence ATGGACAAAATTAAAGAAATATGGATACAAGCGGCTATATTTTTTATTGTTGGCATTATTTGGCGCCTACCTTTTCAAAGTAAAATTTTGCACGAATGGGATTCAGTTAATTTTGCTTTAGCTTTAGATAAATATGACCTCCGCTTACATCAACCTCATCCACCGGGGATGTTTTTTCTTTATATTTTAAGCGGTCGTTTATTTAACTTTTTTTTAGACGATCCTAATGCTAGCTTAGTTTGGGTTAGTACGATCGCTACTGGTTTCGCCGCCGCAACTATTTTTATTTTAGGTCAGACCTGGTTTGGTCGTCAAACAGGTTCAACGATCGCACTTTTAATGTTAAGCAGTCCCTTGATTTGGTTTCAAGGAGAAGTCGCTCTTTCTTATATGTTAGAGTTCTTCTGGGTGCTGTTAATTGTTTGGGGTTGTTATCATCTACGCTACGGTAATAAATTAGTTTTTTTCTCCACGGCAATTTTCTTAGGATTAGCCGGAGGTATTCGCCCAAACACGCCATTTTTCTTGTTTCCTTTGTGGGCGATCGCGGTTTTTCTTGGCTGCCGCGAACATAAATATAAATTTACAGATGTTATTCTTGCTGTTATTTTGGGCTTAATTAGTGTCTGTGTTTGGCTAATTCCTATGGTGGCTTCCTCCGGAGGAATTGACGAATTCTGGCAAACAATGCAGCCTTGGCTAGAAAAACACCCCAAAGATGGCATCGGACGCAGCTTACTTGATGAAGATAATGTTAGTAGTTTAGAAGGAGTTTATCTCAATTTTAAACTCCTTCTAGAAGCCGTACTTTATGGAATTGGCTTCGGACTTTTTCCGCTTATTTGGTGGTTGGGCGATTCAAGAAAACAATTAAAGCAAAAATTCCTCAAAGATTGGCGCTGGCAAACTTTACTAATTTGGCTTTTACCAGGGTTGATTTATCTAATTTTTGTTCACATCAAACGCTTAGGACATTCTTTTACAATTTTACCAGTTTTTATCATTATTGCTGGCATTGCTATCGCTGAAGCTAGTAAAAGTTGGCAAAAGAAACAGCAAAAAGCTAAAGTTATCTTACCAGGAATTATCTTTTTGGGGAATATTTTATTTTTTACTTTAGGTCCCGCTAACTGGCAAACTTCTCTTCCCACTTGGGAGACAATCATACAATACGATCGCTATATTAGCGAACGAGTTGCGGCAATCAGTCGCCGATTTTCCCCCACAGAAACAATGGTTTTAACTACCGGAAGAAATGGTCGCATCCGCGAATTTTACCTAGCTGAATATAGCGGAACTGGTTACGATTCTCAGCCCGGAGAAGCAGAAGAAATCATTACTTTACCAGAGAATATTCGCAATTTAGTTTTATTTGAAGATAAAGTCTTATCTGATTTAGAAAGCGAACCAGAATATGAAACAATTACTCTCCCTTCTCAAGCGACAATTCGTTATTTAACTTGGGATGAAGATCGACAAGTTAAGTTAAATAAATATTCCTTGTCCATAGAAGAAAAAAATGAGTAA